The Delphinus delphis chromosome 2, mDelDel1.2, whole genome shotgun sequence genome contains a region encoding:
- the RPS27L gene encoding ribosomal protein eS27-like: MPLARDLLHPSLEEEKKKHKKKRLVQSPNSYFMDVKCPGCYKITTVFSHAQTVVLCVGCSTVLCQPTGGKARLTEGCSFRRKQH, translated from the exons ATGCCT TTGGCTAGAGATTTACTGCATCCTTCcttggaagaggaaaagaaaaaacataaaaagaaacggcTGGTTCAAAGtccaaattcttattttatggatGTAAAATGTCCAG GCTGCTACAAGATTACCACGGTTTTCAGCCATGCTCAGACAGTGGTGCTTTGTGTAGGTTGTTCAACCGTGTTGTGCCAGCCGACAGGAGGAAAGGCCAGACTCACAGAAG GGTGTTCATTTAGAAGAAAGCAACACTAA